From Lycium ferocissimum isolate CSIRO_LF1 chromosome 12, AGI_CSIRO_Lferr_CH_V1, whole genome shotgun sequence, one genomic window encodes:
- the LOC132040483 gene encoding uncharacterized protein LOC132040483, which produces MIAHIPQENRLRILTQKNEKGNTPLHLAAELGIVPIIECLVNPEDPTLIWETNSKGETPLFITAYRGKLQAFLYLHKCVQDEKEEGPIELCRREDGDNILHAAISGEYFELAFQIIHYYPLLVNRYNTKGMSPLHVLSRMPQLFRRGRFRFIDSIIHYCINIDELKLMTYEAEDKGDLKLKLAWNLPENYQALVDFLQLLWNGTRIIHDYITKICFGRQGNKPKGT; this is translated from the exons ATGATTGCTCACATACCACAGGAAAATCGACTACGTATCTTAACACagaagaatgaaaaagggaaCACACCTCTTCACCTTGCAGCAGAACTCGGAATTGTCCCGATTATTGAGTGTTTGGTAAACCCAGAAGACCCTACTCTCATCTGGGAGACCAATTCAAAAGGGGAAACCCCCTTATTCATAACTGCTTATCGTGGTAAGCTACAAGCTTTTCTCTACCTACATAAGTGTGTTcaagatgaaaaagaagaaggtcCAATTGAACTTTGTAGAAGGGAAGATGGCGATAACATTCTACACGCCGCCATTTCTGGCGAGTACTTTG AGCTGGCTTTTCAGATAATACATTACTATCCGCTACTTGTCAACCGTTACAACACAAAGGGCATGTCTCCTCTACACGTCCTTTCCAGGATGCCTCAACTATTCAGACGTGGCCGTTTTCGGTTCATAGATAGTATAATACACTACT GCATAAATATCGATgagctaaagctaatgacatATGAAGCTGAAGACAAAGGCGACTTAAAACTTAAACTAGCTTGGAATCTCCCAGAGAACTACCAAGCACTGGTGGACTTCTTGCAACTACTTTGGAATGGGACTCGGATAATTCATG ATTATATTACAAAAATTTGTTTTGGGCGTCAAGGGAACAAGCCTAAAGGTACGTGA